In Halorubellus sp. JP-L1, one DNA window encodes the following:
- a CDS encoding PQQ-binding-like beta-propeller repeat protein, translated as MKRREYLAAALVGATAGCLRLTNETTETATMAPSTATDRPQTGSTTDTADGGPTNSEAEDAESTDGQGAVARFDVAWTHEDAGLDVNFRPDALVADDDELLAFGPQVARVDPSEPATLARTARPDGNVGLVSVQSTAVADDVCYVGYRSDPVQVVRVAHDASAVEWRFEADANLEDVSALAVHDGVVYAGTRARQTSGRATLYALDATSGEVLFSHEYAEDHEITTASVHDDVVFLGIDGDDPYPNAVDTTSRELFDTAIEYGVAAGRLVNATADALFVVDDQTLVAREWESFDVRFEQSLYDYPTRPPALHDGVLYLSNDPGVRAFDPESGEERWLARTTARVRRPPTFDGDGVAFVGDDEGILYALDAKSGEIRHEAAPFEYHLADQVFVDGQLVAAMNGLRGLDVVRE; from the coding sequence ATGAAGCGACGGGAGTACCTCGCCGCGGCCCTTGTGGGGGCCACCGCCGGCTGTCTCCGTCTCACGAACGAGACGACGGAGACGGCGACGATGGCGCCGTCGACCGCGACGGACCGACCACAGACCGGTTCGACGACCGACACGGCGGACGGCGGCCCGACGAATAGCGAGGCGGAGGACGCGGAGTCGACCGACGGGCAGGGGGCGGTCGCGAGGTTCGACGTCGCGTGGACGCACGAGGACGCCGGCCTCGACGTGAACTTCCGACCGGACGCCCTCGTCGCCGACGACGACGAACTGCTCGCGTTCGGCCCGCAGGTCGCTCGCGTCGACCCGAGCGAGCCGGCGACGCTGGCGCGAACCGCTCGCCCGGACGGGAACGTCGGCCTGGTCAGCGTCCAGTCGACCGCGGTCGCCGACGACGTCTGCTACGTCGGGTACCGGAGCGACCCGGTGCAGGTCGTGCGCGTCGCTCACGACGCATCCGCGGTCGAGTGGCGGTTCGAGGCGGACGCGAACCTGGAGGACGTCAGCGCGCTCGCCGTCCACGACGGCGTCGTCTACGCCGGGACGCGAGCACGCCAGACGTCAGGGCGTGCGACGCTCTACGCCCTCGACGCCACCAGCGGCGAGGTGCTGTTCTCCCACGAGTACGCCGAGGACCACGAGATAACGACCGCGTCGGTCCACGACGACGTCGTGTTCCTCGGGATCGACGGGGACGACCCGTACCCGAACGCAGTCGATACGACGAGCCGGGAGCTGTTCGACACCGCGATCGAGTACGGCGTCGCCGCCGGTCGCCTGGTCAACGCGACCGCGGACGCCCTGTTCGTCGTCGACGACCAGACGCTCGTCGCCCGGGAGTGGGAGTCCTTCGACGTGCGGTTCGAGCAGTCCCTCTACGACTACCCGACGCGACCGCCAGCGTTGCACGACGGCGTGCTCTACCTCTCGAACGACCCCGGCGTTCGCGCCTTCGACCCCGAGAGCGGCGAGGAGCGGTGGCTCGCACGGACGACGGCGCGCGTCCGCCGCCCCCCGACGTTCGACGGCGACGGCGTCGCGTTCGTCGGCGACGACGAGGGGATACTGTACGCGCTCGACGCGAAGAGCGGCGAGATACGCCACGAGGCTGCGCCGTTCGAGTACCACCTCGCGGACCAGGTATTCGTCGACGGCCAGCTCGTCGCCGCGATGAACGGCCTCCGCGGCCTCGACGTCGTCCGCGAGTAA
- the larC gene encoding nickel pincer cofactor biosynthesis protein LarC, whose amino-acid sequence MRTLAFDGRTGASGDMLLGALVAAGADPGVLDALEADLPVTYDVREVDRNGITATKVDVVHDDAEGGDDGNDHDHPHGDDHSHGHSHGDDHSHGHSHGDDHSHGDAEGHGPSRSYREVVEFVEGLDVAAGVREDALAVFELLGEAEASVHGVDLAETHFHEVGADDAIADVVGVCALLADLDVERVVTTPVAVGGGSVEMAHGTYPVPAPAVVELTERADWRVRGGPIDAELLTPTGAALLAHFAEGVESLPSTTVDASGYGAGTKSFERHPNVLRATVGDAGEGLAREDVAVLETNLDDATPEVLGGLQESLKAAGAYDVTILPTTMKKARPGHLVKVVCAPTDAEAVARRLAEETGTLGVRAASTSHRWVAERAFEPVSIDVDGESYAVDVKVASDRDGVVYDASAEYEDAAAVSRETGLPTREVVRRAENAYHEDA is encoded by the coding sequence ATGCGAACGCTCGCGTTCGACGGCCGGACGGGCGCCAGCGGCGACATGCTCCTGGGTGCACTCGTCGCCGCCGGCGCCGACCCCGGCGTCCTCGACGCACTCGAAGCCGACCTCCCCGTCACGTACGACGTCCGCGAGGTCGACCGGAACGGCATCACCGCGACGAAGGTCGACGTCGTCCACGACGACGCCGAGGGCGGCGACGACGGAAACGACCACGACCACCCCCACGGCGACGACCACTCGCACGGCCACTCCCACGGCGACGACCACTCGCACGGCCACTCCCACGGCGACGACCACTCGCACGGCGACGCGGAGGGTCACGGCCCGAGTCGGTCGTATCGCGAGGTCGTCGAGTTCGTCGAGGGCCTGGACGTCGCGGCGGGCGTCCGAGAGGACGCGCTCGCGGTGTTCGAGCTGCTGGGGGAGGCGGAGGCGAGCGTGCACGGCGTCGACCTCGCGGAGACGCACTTCCACGAGGTCGGTGCCGACGACGCGATCGCGGACGTCGTCGGCGTGTGCGCGCTCCTCGCGGATCTGGACGTCGAGCGCGTGGTGACGACCCCGGTCGCGGTCGGTGGTGGGTCGGTCGAGATGGCTCACGGGACGTACCCGGTGCCGGCGCCGGCGGTCGTGGAGCTCACCGAGCGCGCCGACTGGCGGGTCCGCGGGGGTCCCATCGACGCCGAGCTGCTGACGCCGACTGGCGCGGCACTCCTCGCACACTTCGCCGAGGGCGTCGAGTCGCTCCCGTCGACGACCGTCGACGCGTCCGGGTACGGCGCGGGAACGAAGTCCTTCGAGCGGCACCCGAACGTGCTCCGGGCGACCGTCGGCGACGCTGGGGAGGGCCTCGCGCGAGAGGACGTCGCGGTACTGGAGACGAATCTCGACGACGCCACGCCGGAAGTCCTCGGCGGTCTCCAGGAGTCCCTGAAGGCAGCGGGCGCGTACGACGTGACGATCCTCCCGACGACGATGAAGAAGGCCCGGCCCGGCCACCTCGTGAAGGTCGTCTGTGCGCCCACGGACGCGGAGGCGGTCGCACGACGGCTCGCCGAGGAGACCGGCACGCTCGGCGTTCGCGCGGCGAGCACGAGCCATCGCTGGGTCGCGGAACGGGCGTTCGAGCCCGTCTCCATAGACGTCGACGGCGAGTCGTACGCGGTCGACGTGAAGGTCGCGAGCGACCGCGACGGCGTCGTCTACGACGCAAGCGCCGAGTACGAGGACGCTGCGGCGGTCTCGCGCGAGACCGGACTACCGACGCGAGAGGTCGTCCGACGGGCCGAGAACGCCTACCACGAGGATGCGTGA